A single window of Pyxicephalus adspersus chromosome 10, UCB_Pads_2.0, whole genome shotgun sequence DNA harbors:
- the GSTK1 gene encoding glutathione S-transferase kappa 1 isoform X2, with translation MQWCSCCYGILQLHEAKVLCRYKNVWNIDLQLRPGYLAGIMQATGNSPPAMVPKRGLYMAKDIARLSEYFQVPLKQPSDFFTSVIKKGSLAAMRFVTAIQLSHPEFVEPVSRELWMRIWSEDKDITEPGSILEAAIKAGMSEDEAKKALASISSPEVKNKLKENTDIALKYGAFGMPSFVAHINGKPELFFGSDRFELLAHSLGEKWYGPIPQKPRL, from the exons ATGCAATGGTGCAGCTGCTGCTATGGTATTCTGCAGCTGCATGAAGCAAAG GTTCTTTGCCGCTACAAGAATGTATGGAACATAGACCTTCAGCTTCGTCCTGGATACCTCGCAGGAATAATGCAGGCAACAG GTAATTCTCCTCCTGCAATGGTTCCTAAGAGAGGACTGTACATGGCAAAGGATATAGCTAGACTATCTGAGTATTTCCAGGTTCCATTGAAGCAACCTAGTGATTTCTTTACCAGTGTTATTAAAAAAG GAAGTCTTGCGGCCATGCGTTTTGTCACTGCCATTCAGTTGTCTCATCCTGAATTCGTAGAACCCGTTTCAAGAGAGCTTTGGATGCGAATCTGGTCTGAG GATAAAGATATTACAGAACCTGGGAGCATACTGGAG gcTGCTATAAAAGCTGGAATGTCAGAGGATGAAGCGAAAAAGGCTTTGGCCTCTATTTCTTCACCAGAGGTTAAAAACAAACTCAAGGAGAACACTGATATTGCTTTAAAGTATGGG GCATTTGGAATGCCTTCTTTTGTGGCTCATATTAATGGAAAGCCAGAGCTGTTTTTTGGATCTGATCGATTTGAACTCCTAGCGCATAGCCTAG
- the LOC140339963 gene encoding taste receptor type 2 member 39-like, whose protein sequence is MFILAVHFLDWWKTREFNPCDVIINCIVLSNMALQGTILTNEVCFFMFVAFYFQNNVVNSLAVLMSSMAFTSLWCSTCLCFYYCVKIVNISGAFFYKLQAKLPVIVPCLLTLSVLMSWTAGLPAYWDLYLYMAINNDTFPGNLTNPSYFNIKSKCNCLFQAYMLFSSVAFTVIFITAGTIITSLCRHMNRLKKNKEGFSNAKVSSHLSAARTVTLLLLLYLAFYGVLNAIFNETTEVGSLMFSLCFIMLSIFPTTNSIILITGNRKLTNAVQHLLGMKSRTDCCETTNR, encoded by the coding sequence ATGTTTATTCTGGCTGTCCACTTTCTAGACTGGTGGAAGACTCGGGAGTTCAACCCTTGTGATGTGATCATCAACTGCATTGTCTTATCAAACATGGCTCTCCAAGGAACAATTCTAACTAACGAAGTCTGCTTCTTCATGTTTGTGGCATTCTACTTTCAAAATAATGTAGTGAATTCTCTGGCAGTGCTCATGTCTTCAATGGCATTCACCAGTCTCTGGTGTTCCACCTGTTTGTGCTTTTACTATTGCGTGAAGATTGTTAACATCAGTGGGGCATTTTTCTACAAACTCCAGGCAAAGCTTCCAGTGATAGTACCTTGTCTGTTGACACTATCAGTTTTGATGTCTTGGACAGCTGGGCTGCCAGCGTATTGGGATCTTTACCTATATATGGCCATTAATAATGACACCTTCCCTGGGAATCTCACAAACCCCAGTTATTTTAACATTAAGAGCAAATGCAATTGTCTGTTTCAAGCATATATGTTGTTTTCCTCTGTTGCATTCACAGTTATCTTCATTACAGCTGGGACAATAATCACCTCTTTATGCAGACACATGAACCGGCTCAAGAAAAACAAAGAAGGTTTCAGCAATGCAAAAGTCAGTTCCCACTTGTCTGCAGCGAGGACTGTTACCCTTCTGCTTCTACTTTACTTAGCCTTCTATGGAGTGCTTAATGCCATTTTCAATGAAACTACAGAAGTAGGCTCCTTGATGTTTTCACTTTGCTTTATAATGCTTTCaatatttccaacaacaaattcCATTATATTAATCACTGGAAACAGAAAGCTGACCAATGCTGTTCAGCATCTGTTAGGTATGAAATCTCGTACGGACTGTTGTGAAACTACTAACAGATag
- the GSTK1 gene encoding glutathione S-transferase kappa 1 isoform X1 gives MSQRRVLELFYDVLSPYSWLGFEVLCRYKNVWNIDLQLRPGYLAGIMQATGNSPPAMVPKRGLYMAKDIARLSEYFQVPLKQPSDFFTSVIKKGSLAAMRFVTAIQLSHPEFVEPVSRELWMRIWSEDKDITEPGSILEAAIKAGMSEDEAKKALASISSPEVKNKLKENTDIALKYGAFGMPSFVAHINGKPELFFGSDRFELLAHSLGEKWYGPIPQKPRL, from the exons ATGTCTCAGCGGCGGGTGCTGGAGCTCTTCTATGATGTGTTGTCCCCATATTCCTGGTTGGGGTTTGAG GTTCTTTGCCGCTACAAGAATGTATGGAACATAGACCTTCAGCTTCGTCCTGGATACCTCGCAGGAATAATGCAGGCAACAG GTAATTCTCCTCCTGCAATGGTTCCTAAGAGAGGACTGTACATGGCAAAGGATATAGCTAGACTATCTGAGTATTTCCAGGTTCCATTGAAGCAACCTAGTGATTTCTTTACCAGTGTTATTAAAAAAG GAAGTCTTGCGGCCATGCGTTTTGTCACTGCCATTCAGTTGTCTCATCCTGAATTCGTAGAACCCGTTTCAAGAGAGCTTTGGATGCGAATCTGGTCTGAG GATAAAGATATTACAGAACCTGGGAGCATACTGGAG gcTGCTATAAAAGCTGGAATGTCAGAGGATGAAGCGAAAAAGGCTTTGGCCTCTATTTCTTCACCAGAGGTTAAAAACAAACTCAAGGAGAACACTGATATTGCTTTAAAGTATGGG GCATTTGGAATGCCTTCTTTTGTGGCTCATATTAATGGAAAGCCAGAGCTGTTTTTTGGATCTGATCGATTTGAACTCCTAGCGCATAGCCTAG